A single Thermosynechococcus vestitus BP-1 DNA region contains:
- a CDS encoding metal-binding protein has translation MPSGRTHDRLTWIVMPMVGFTVSALTRDWVWGAIASSSFGIGGFLLSPDLDTVSLPYYRWGWLRIIWLPYQKMFCHRSLWTHGPVVGTLIRLLYLSFWLGLGLGLIAGVAACTGHLRGLQEWLHHWWRVDWRWGLAIALGLELSALLHVTSDWVVSQWQRWHR, from the coding sequence ATGCCCAGTGGTCGCACCCACGATCGCCTGACGTGGATCGTTATGCCAATGGTTGGCTTTACAGTCAGTGCCCTGACCCGCGATTGGGTGTGGGGGGCCATTGCCAGTAGCAGCTTTGGCATTGGCGGCTTTCTCCTCAGCCCTGATCTAGATACGGTCTCATTACCCTACTACCGTTGGGGCTGGCTACGGATAATTTGGTTGCCCTATCAAAAGATGTTTTGCCACCGCTCCCTTTGGACCCATGGTCCTGTAGTGGGAACCCTCATTCGTTTGCTGTATCTCAGTTTTTGGCTGGGGTTAGGCCTGGGACTGATTGCTGGCGTAGCCGCCTGCACGGGTCATCTAAGGGGACTACAGGAATGGCTGCATCACTGGTGGCGAGTAGATTGGCGCTGGGGACTGGCGATCGCCCTTGGCCTAGAGCTATCGGCACTGCTCCATGTCACAAGCGATTGGGTAGTTTCCCAGTGGCAACGCTGGCACCGCTAA
- a CDS encoding DUF6439 family protein — MAQTTLGAQELATALLDAVRIAPEDWHRLKGNRRARALEQAAAAVIYLLKENDAEALAHLQQAVGWLDRSMSAPPCPTHPH, encoded by the coding sequence ATGGCGCAAACAACTCTCGGTGCACAAGAACTGGCTACCGCTCTCCTTGATGCGGTTAGGATTGCTCCCGAAGATTGGCATCGCCTCAAAGGAAATCGCCGTGCCCGTGCCCTCGAACAAGCGGCTGCCGCTGTGATCTACCTTCTCAAGGAAAATGATGCTGAGGCACTGGCACATCTGCAACAGGCAGTGGGTTGGCTCGATCGCTCGATGAGTGCACCTCCTTGCCCTACACACCCCCATTAG
- a CDS encoding GerMN domain-containing protein, whose amino-acid sequence MVAKVTRSRPTLIVLAVIGLASATTAAWLTLNPPRPGDPVPNSAQVAQQQETQIFWVKNEGDTLILVPSTVRINTPATRPELFIQSRLERLLAGPANQDVTTGIPENTRVNWVEVKADGIHVDLSPEFTKGGGSASMQARLGQVLYTATASDPKAPVWISIGGEPLRVLGGEGLEVTQPMTRQNFQRAFALRIQ is encoded by the coding sequence ATGGTCGCAAAAGTCACCCGCTCCCGTCCCACATTGATTGTGCTGGCCGTTATTGGCCTTGCCTCGGCTACTACAGCGGCATGGCTAACCTTGAATCCTCCTCGGCCGGGAGATCCAGTTCCCAATTCGGCGCAAGTTGCTCAGCAGCAGGAAACTCAAATCTTTTGGGTTAAAAATGAAGGGGACACCCTCATCCTAGTGCCCTCAACAGTACGGATAAATACCCCGGCAACACGGCCAGAACTCTTTATTCAATCGCGGCTGGAGCGGCTTTTGGCGGGGCCGGCTAATCAGGATGTCACCACCGGCATTCCGGAAAATACCCGTGTCAATTGGGTAGAAGTCAAAGCCGATGGCATCCATGTCGATCTCTCCCCAGAGTTTACCAAGGGCGGGGGGAGTGCCTCAATGCAAGCGCGCTTAGGGCAGGTCTTGTACACAGCAACGGCGAGTGATCCCAAGGCACCGGTTTGGATTTCCATTGGTGGTGAACCGCTCCGTGTCCTAGGGGGTGAGGGGCTAGAGGTGACGCAACCCATGACGCGTCAAAACTTTCAAAGGGCCTTTGCCCTCCGCATCCAGTAG
- a CDS encoding APC family permease, translated as MYPISLVSLGIATDLAGAWVLIALILAAAIALCNGLSSAQLAASHPVSGGTYEYGYHYLSPPFGFTAGWMFLVAKSASAATAALGSVAYLYQWLGLEDSSGRWQVMAALGLLAVLTGVVLLGIRRSTQVNLGILLVTFTSLLLFVGIGHLQQRGGSPWLATSQPLSLKHLLQATALLFVAYAGYARIAVLAEEVKTPRQTIPRAIVLTIVIALLLYLSVAWVVLGSHHSGNLTTAASLAVVASRFGVPWLPPLMALGAIAALVGILLNLLLGLSRVVLAMARRRDLPPTLAQIPPQGKQPVAAILAVSGGIALLILLGNVQTTWSFSAFSVLIYYAITNLAALQLQEPQFPRWLAVAGLIGCLGLAFWVEVQVWVSGCGLLLLGLAWHYWMRRAKAL; from the coding sequence TTGTATCCGATTTCATTGGTCAGTTTAGGCATCGCTACCGACCTCGCCGGCGCTTGGGTGTTGATAGCCCTAATCCTAGCAGCAGCGATCGCTTTGTGTAACGGCCTCAGTAGTGCCCAATTAGCTGCCTCCCATCCTGTGAGTGGGGGTACTTACGAGTATGGGTATCACTACCTTTCTCCCCCTTTCGGCTTTACAGCAGGGTGGATGTTTTTAGTGGCCAAATCGGCTTCCGCAGCCACTGCCGCCCTTGGGTCTGTGGCCTATCTCTACCAATGGTTGGGCCTAGAAGACAGCAGCGGACGCTGGCAAGTTATGGCTGCTCTGGGGCTACTGGCGGTCTTGACCGGCGTGGTGCTTTTGGGGATCCGCCGATCGACTCAAGTGAATCTGGGGATTCTCCTTGTCACGTTCACCAGTCTATTGCTCTTTGTGGGGATTGGCCATCTCCAACAGCGGGGAGGATCACCTTGGCTGGCAACATCGCAACCCCTATCACTCAAACATCTTCTTCAGGCAACGGCACTCCTCTTTGTTGCCTATGCAGGCTATGCCCGTATCGCTGTGCTGGCGGAGGAGGTTAAAACCCCCCGGCAAACCATTCCCCGGGCTATTGTGCTCACCATTGTCATTGCGCTGCTGCTGTACCTGAGTGTCGCTTGGGTTGTCCTCGGCAGTCATCATTCAGGAAACCTCACTACTGCTGCCTCCCTAGCAGTGGTGGCGAGTCGCTTTGGCGTACCTTGGCTACCCCCTCTTATGGCTTTGGGGGCGATCGCTGCCCTGGTGGGGATTTTGCTCAATCTATTGCTTGGCCTCTCCCGTGTAGTGTTGGCAATGGCGCGACGACGAGATTTACCACCAACTTTAGCTCAGATTCCACCCCAAGGAAAACAACCTGTCGCTGCCATTCTCGCTGTGAGTGGGGGGATTGCCCTATTGATCCTCCTTGGCAATGTGCAAACGACATGGTCCTTTAGTGCCTTTAGCGTGCTGATTTACTACGCCATTACCAATCTTGCCGCACTGCAACTGCAGGAGCCACAATTTCCCCGCTGGCTTGCGGTTGCAGGTTTAATTGGCTGTCTCGGGCTGGCCTTTTGGGTCGAAGTCCAAGTCTGGGTATCGGGGTGCGGTCTCCTTCTTCTTGGGCTGGCTTGGCACTACTGGATGCGGAGGGCAAAGGCCCTTTGA
- the tnpA gene encoding IS200/IS605 family transposase, which produces MSSHLRKGRHSVTDLKIHLVCVTKYRRPVLSAEGLELIEKSFREVAKKMDFQILEFNGEEDHVHALIEYPPKLSVSQIVNALKGVSSRRYGKAALPKPHEESLWSPSYFAASVGGALLEVLKEYMRNQKS; this is translated from the coding sequence ATGTCAAGTCATCTTCGTAAAGGGAGACACAGTGTTACGGACCTAAAGATTCATTTGGTATGCGTGACTAAGTATCGCCGGCCAGTCCTTAGCGCTGAGGGATTAGAGCTGATCGAGAAATCGTTTCGAGAAGTCGCTAAGAAGATGGATTTCCAGATTCTTGAATTTAACGGCGAAGAAGACCATGTCCATGCGCTAATTGAGTACCCTCCTAAACTTTCTGTTTCGCAGATTGTAAATGCGCTTAAAGGTGTATCTAGTCGTCGATATGGAAAAGCTGCACTACCAAAACCCCATGAAGAATCACTTTGGAGCCCTAGTTATTTTGCGGCATCTGTTGGAGGAGCACTGTTAGAGGTGCTTAAGGAATACATGAGAAATCAAAAGTCCTAA
- a CDS encoding RNA-guided endonuclease InsQ/TnpB family protein, with amino-acid sequence MKARYRYRFYPTDQQRQRLAQLFGCVRVVWNDALAICKQSDSLPKTSELQKLVITQGKKTPERQWLSDVSNVPLQQSVADLGVAYKNFFDSIKGRRKGKKINPPRFKKKTERQSARFTTYGFSIKGEEVYLAKIGNVRPIWSRKLPSKPSSVTVIKDAANRYFLSFVVEIDPVHQPASNPSIGIDLGIKAFATLSTGEKIDGPDYSKLDKKIRRKQRKLARQVKGSQRREKTRLQIAKLHSRISDIRRDFLHKVSTRVVIENQVIALEDLNVSGMVKNRKLARAISLQGWREFRVLVEAKCNKLNRDFIVIDRWEPTSQTCSKCGFKWGKVDLSVRSVVCLNCGAEHDRDENAARNIEKVGIGHCHDYKWTQRGSKTTSVASPSEASRIIAL; translated from the coding sequence ATGAAAGCTAGATATAGATATCGTTTCTATCCCACAGACCAACAACGACAACGCCTAGCTCAGTTGTTTGGCTGTGTCCGTGTGGTATGGAACGACGCACTGGCAATTTGTAAACAATCTGATTCATTGCCAAAAACTAGTGAATTGCAAAAGCTAGTAATTACCCAAGGGAAGAAAACACCAGAGCGGCAATGGTTGTCTGATGTTTCTAATGTCCCGTTACAGCAGTCCGTTGCCGATTTAGGAGTTGCCTATAAAAACTTCTTCGATTCAATTAAAGGTCGGCGAAAAGGCAAGAAGATCAACCCTCCTAGATTTAAAAAGAAGACAGAAAGACAATCCGCCAGATTTACTACCTATGGTTTTTCAATTAAAGGCGAAGAAGTTTATCTAGCGAAGATTGGTAATGTCAGACCAATTTGGTCAAGAAAGCTTCCTTCTAAACCAAGCTCAGTTACGGTGATTAAAGATGCTGCAAATCGATATTTTCTCAGTTTTGTCGTCGAGATCGACCCAGTTCATCAACCTGCAAGTAATCCTTCTATCGGCATTGATTTGGGAATTAAAGCGTTTGCTACTTTAAGTACGGGCGAAAAGATTGATGGCCCTGATTATTCCAAGTTAGACAAAAAGATCAGGCGAAAACAACGCAAACTGGCCCGTCAAGTTAAAGGAAGCCAACGGCGGGAGAAAACAAGACTGCAAATCGCTAAGCTTCATAGTCGGATTTCAGACATTCGCAGGGATTTCTTGCATAAAGTGTCTACCCGCGTGGTTATCGAGAACCAAGTGATCGCGCTGGAAGACTTAAATGTCTCTGGAATGGTGAAGAACCGCAAACTCGCTAGAGCAATTAGCTTGCAAGGTTGGCGAGAATTCAGGGTTTTAGTTGAGGCTAAGTGCAACAAACTAAACCGTGATTTTATTGTCATTGACCGATGGGAGCCAACCAGTCAGACTTGCTCAAAATGCGGTTTTAAATGGGGCAAAGTCGATCTATCCGTTCGCTCTGTCGTATGTCTAAATTGTGGTGCAGAGCACGATAGAGACGAAAATGCCGCAAGAAACATAGAAAAAGTCGGGATAGGGCATTGCCACGACTATAAATGGACGCAGAGGGGGAGTAAGACTACTTCGGTAGCATCACCCAGTGAAGCGTCAAGAATCATCGCACTTTAG
- the frr gene encoding ribosome recycling factor, with product MKLADVEERMQKSVEATQHDFNSIRTGRANAALLDRVMVDYYGTETPLRSLANVSTPDATTILIQPYDRSTLASIEKAIQLSDLGLTPNNDGSSVRLNIPPLTTERRKELVKTAAKIAEGGKVAIRNIRRDAIDHIKKAGKAGELTEDEVKDLQEKVQKLTDKYIGKIDALLAEKEKDIMTV from the coding sequence GTGAAATTAGCTGATGTCGAAGAGCGGATGCAAAAATCGGTTGAAGCAACCCAGCATGACTTCAATAGCATTCGCACGGGTCGCGCCAACGCGGCGTTATTAGACCGGGTGATGGTGGACTACTACGGCACTGAAACTCCCCTGCGGTCCTTGGCCAATGTCTCCACCCCCGATGCAACGACGATTTTGATTCAGCCCTACGATCGCTCCACATTGGCCAGCATTGAAAAAGCCATTCAACTCTCTGACTTGGGGTTGACGCCCAACAATGATGGCTCTAGCGTCCGCCTCAACATTCCGCCGTTGACCACGGAGCGACGCAAAGAACTCGTGAAAACCGCCGCCAAAATTGCTGAAGGGGGCAAAGTGGCCATTCGCAACATCCGCCGCGATGCCATTGATCACATCAAAAAGGCGGGTAAAGCCGGAGAGCTCACTGAAGATGAAGTCAAGGATTTGCAAGAGAAAGTGCAAAAGCTCACCGACAAATACATCGGCAAAATTGATGCCCTCCTTGCCGAGAAAGAAAAGGATATTATGACCGTGTAG
- the pyrH gene encoding UMP kinase — MSPKYRRVLLKLSGEALMGNLNYGIDPKVVQSFASEIAQVVQAGVQTAIVVGGGNIFRGMKGAAAGMDRATADYIGMIATVMNAMTLQDALEQMNVPTRVQTAIAMQEVAEPYIRRRAIRHLEKGRVVIFGAGSGNPFFTTDTTAALRAAEIDAEVIFKATKVDGVYDADPHTHPNARRYRSLTYTHALTHNLAVMDSTAIALCKDNDIPIIVFSLETAGNIYRALTGEPIGTMVGGSCEIS, encoded by the coding sequence ATGAGTCCTAAATATCGCCGCGTATTGCTCAAACTGAGCGGTGAAGCCCTCATGGGCAACCTGAACTATGGTATTGATCCGAAGGTAGTTCAATCCTTTGCCAGTGAAATTGCTCAGGTGGTGCAAGCGGGAGTTCAAACTGCCATTGTAGTGGGGGGTGGCAATATCTTTCGCGGTATGAAAGGGGCCGCTGCTGGCATGGACCGGGCAACTGCAGACTACATTGGCATGATTGCTACCGTTATGAATGCCATGACCCTTCAGGATGCCCTTGAACAGATGAATGTACCCACACGAGTGCAAACGGCGATCGCCATGCAGGAGGTGGCCGAACCCTATATTCGCCGCCGTGCCATTCGTCACCTAGAAAAGGGAAGGGTGGTGATCTTTGGGGCAGGGTCAGGCAATCCCTTTTTTACCACGGACACAACCGCTGCCCTGCGGGCTGCCGAGATTGATGCTGAAGTGATCTTCAAAGCCACTAAGGTCGATGGCGTCTATGACGCGGATCCCCATACCCATCCGAATGCGCGTCGCTACCGCAGTCTCACCTACACCCATGCCCTCACCCATAACTTGGCGGTGATGGACAGTACAGCGATCGCCCTGTGTAAAGATAATGATATCCCCATTATTGTGTTTAGCTTAGAAACAGCCGGTAACATCTACCGCGCCTTGACTGGGGAACCCATTGGTACGATGGTTGGAGGCTCCTGTGAAATTAGCTGA
- the nblR gene encoding response regulator transcription factor NblR produces MDLTSPPSRLLLVCADNHLSQRMGQDLQAAGYDPVIATTEKECYLACTEWQPALMIMDRYLGRLNGMELCQRLRQQGISLPILLMLDSDRLEDRVAVLESGADDYLLLPYSPKSFLQMIQLYLKPPVTQSEVLRFDNLTLDLLTRRAERNGRIIDLTMKEYELLKFLMEHPREVLTREQILENVWGYDFLGESNVIEVYIRYLRLKIEPDGEKRLIHTVRGVGYVLREA; encoded by the coding sequence ATGGATCTCACTTCTCCTCCTTCTCGTTTGCTTTTGGTCTGCGCTGACAACCACCTGTCGCAACGCATGGGGCAAGACCTTCAGGCAGCGGGTTACGATCCAGTGATTGCGACAACAGAAAAAGAATGTTACTTGGCCTGTACCGAATGGCAGCCTGCCTTGATGATCATGGATCGCTATTTAGGACGGCTCAACGGTATGGAGTTATGCCAGCGGCTGCGTCAGCAGGGGATCAGTCTGCCGATTCTACTGATGTTGGACAGCGATCGCCTCGAAGATCGGGTCGCTGTACTGGAGTCAGGGGCTGATGATTATCTATTGCTGCCCTACAGTCCCAAGTCTTTTCTCCAGATGATTCAGCTCTACCTGAAGCCACCGGTGACCCAAAGTGAGGTGTTGCGATTTGATAATTTGACCCTCGATTTACTGACGCGGCGAGCAGAGCGCAATGGGCGGATAATCGACCTTACCATGAAGGAGTATGAACTGCTGAAATTTCTCATGGAGCACCCCCGCGAAGTCCTTACCCGTGAGCAAATTTTAGAAAATGTCTGGGGCTATGACTTTTTGGGTGAATCCAACGTCATTGAAGTCTATATTCGTTATCTGCGGTTGAAGATTGAACCCGATGGTGAAAAACGGTTGATTCACACAGTGCGAGGAGTGGGCTATGTTCTCCGTGAAGCCTAA
- a CDS encoding DUF192 domain-containing protein encodes MFSVKPKLRWLLLGWVTLGFLLGCQNLSQGNPATPPPMVRGIPQYLPITAKARIHDTWIQLEVARSPAQQQLGLMFRPQLPRDRGMLFPLSPPQVASFWMKNCLIPLDLVFLRNGKVVAIAPEVPPCSTLPCPTYESGVPVDAVLELAGGRAAELRLKVNDPVEIQYLEP; translated from the coding sequence ATGTTCTCCGTGAAGCCTAAGTTACGCTGGCTGCTTCTGGGATGGGTGACCTTGGGGTTCCTGCTGGGGTGTCAAAACCTCAGCCAAGGGAATCCGGCAACCCCACCTCCAATGGTTCGCGGCATTCCGCAATATCTACCCATTACGGCCAAGGCACGCATTCACGATACCTGGATTCAATTGGAAGTGGCGCGATCGCCCGCCCAGCAGCAGTTGGGCTTGATGTTTCGTCCGCAATTGCCGAGGGATCGCGGCATGCTGTTTCCGCTGTCTCCGCCCCAGGTGGCCAGCTTCTGGATGAAAAATTGCCTTATCCCCCTCGACTTAGTTTTTCTCAGGAACGGGAAGGTGGTGGCGATCGCCCCCGAAGTCCCCCCTTGTTCAACTCTCCCTTGCCCCACCTATGAGTCTGGGGTTCCTGTGGATGCTGTTCTTGAGCTCGCCGGCGGTCGTGCTGCAGAATTGAGACTCAAGGTCAATGATCCTGTAGAGATACAGTACTTGGAGCCTTGA
- a CDS encoding flotillin domain-containing protein — translation MEIDVFRRQRQAEIAQQAAELEAEAIRTLAAANRDKALAEAAGVEAMLAAQNVISNANLIAQVIRALWPELAPQLPQVLQALAPQPGVIGDAKIYTFANGGGTADLNKLLLSTSGLALINALFEEGKLGQLLAQIQSVLQDRTSNS, via the coding sequence GTGGAAATTGATGTCTTTCGGCGGCAGCGTCAAGCGGAAATTGCCCAACAGGCAGCGGAACTGGAGGCGGAAGCAATTCGCACCCTTGCGGCGGCCAACCGCGATAAAGCCCTTGCTGAGGCGGCAGGAGTGGAGGCCATGCTCGCGGCCCAAAATGTGATTAGCAATGCTAACTTGATAGCTCAAGTGATAAGAGCCCTCTGGCCAGAACTGGCACCCCAACTGCCGCAAGTGCTCCAAGCCCTTGCCCCCCAACCGGGGGTGATTGGCGATGCCAAAATTTATACCTTTGCCAATGGAGGCGGCACCGCTGATTTGAATAAACTGCTCCTGTCCACTAGTGGGTTGGCCCTGATCAATGCCCTTTTTGAGGAGGGGAAACTTGGCCAATTGCTAGCACAAATTCAATCTGTTCTCCAAGACCGTACGTCGAATTCCTAA